In one Coregonus clupeaformis isolate EN_2021a unplaced genomic scaffold, ASM2061545v1 scaf0435, whole genome shotgun sequence genomic region, the following are encoded:
- the LOC121548896 gene encoding myosin-binding protein C, slow-type-like isoform X7 — MPNDSVHVSAMGRKDSVWSLGEGQAPEDLDKPIDTPPLSSLLIESPQGGSITVGGDISFVAKVEAKDLLRKPTIKWFKGKWMDLASKTGKHLQLKETFDRRTKIHTFEMHIIKAKDNYAGNYRCEVTYKDKFDSCSFDLEVKELEQSQSVDIRSAFKRSSEGHEDAGDLDFSGLLKHRNQREPKQEETPEVDVWEILKSARPDQYEKIAFEYGITDLRGLLKRLKKTKKEEKKSEAFAKKLDPAYQVDKGGKIRLVVDLADPTVELKWYKNGQEIRPTPNQRKFIFEQKGTQRIMVINNCCLNDDAAYSVAAGEEKCTTELFVKELPVKITKEIEAVKTTVNERIELECEVSEEGAQIKWCKNGVEVPTGPRSRYRVKSEGLKHWLIIDDASKEDTGTFSVMASGGTSEAKVQVDLKPLKIIQDLQDMTVLLGQPLKMHCEIFPGNVPGRWYRNGQLIQSNDRINILQRAKNHRLEIANSTIHDAGDYTFVPEGYSQSLCAKVHIIDPPRVHLESLNFPDNTVTIVAGNKLRVEIPISGEPAPRVVWMKGERVILDSGHRVRAETFTDHTSLTIDIAEKEDTGNYKLVLQNEAGEATASVKVKVVDIPDPPEVPLVPEVGGDWCSMTWDPPIYDGGSPILGYFIERKKKQSSRWMRLNFDLNKETTFEPKKMIEGVPYEVRVFAVNAIGVSKPSEPSKAFVPLAVTSEPTMLVVDDITDTTVTMKWRPPDTIGAAGLDGYLVEYCIEGTDDWRVTNKELTEKTKYTITGLPPEAKILVRVRAINAAGASTPRTLQHSILVKEVIEPPKIRIPRHLKQTYVRKVGEAVNLVIPFMGKPRPKVSWLKEGQTVDPTQVTIRNTDCDSIIFIRKAERKHSGKYDMKVEVEKHVDTAIVDIQIVDLPGPPQCVKIDEVWGGNVALDWTPPKDNGNAAITGYTIQKADKKTMEWYTCIEHYHRTCITITELVVGNEYYFRIYSENMVGLSEGATQTKDSALIVKEGKFPHDTAQHLYHAQPHSSSLPPPAGMQLKNPEYIDHDFKEPPKFTQPLINTFAIAGYNATLNCSVRANPRPKVIWMKNKMAIIDDPRYRMFSNQGVCTLEIRKPSPYDGGMYSCKAINDLGDALVECKLEVKVPTQE; from the exons ATGCCTA ATGATAGCGTCCATGTGTCAGCCATGGGGAGAAAAGACTCAG TGTGGTCTCTGGGAGAGGGACAGGCTCCAGAGGACCTTGACAAGCCCATAGACACCCCACCGCTGTCCAGCCTGCTCATAGAAAGTCCCCAGGGCGGATCCATCACTGTGG GTGGAGACATCTCCTTTGTTGCCAAGGTGGAGGCCAAAGACCTGCTCCGTAAACCCACCATCAAGTGGTTCAAAGGGAAATGGATGGACCTGGCCAGCAAGACCGGAAAGCACTTACAACTTAAAGAAACCTTTGACCGACGCACCAAG ATTCACACATTTGAGATGCATATCATCAAGGCCAAAGACAACTATGCTGGAAACTACAGGTGTGAGGTCACCTACAAGGACAAATTTGACAGCTGCTCCTTTGACCTGGAAGTGAAAG AACTGGAACAGTCACAGAGTGTTGATATTCGATCAGCTTTCAAAAGAAG CAGTGAAGGACACGAGGATGCAGGGGATCTTGACTTTAGTGGTCTTCTTAAACATAG AAACCAAAG GGAGCCCAAGCAGGAGGAGACCCCCGAAGTGGACGTGTGGGAGATCCTGAAGTCGGCCAGGCCAGACCAGTACGAGAAGATCGCCTTTGAGTACGGCATAACAGACCTGCGGGGTCTGCTCAAGAGGCTGAAGAAGACCaagaaagaggagaagaagagtgaAG CTTTTGCCAAGAAGTTGGATCCAGCATACCAGGTGGACAAAGGAGGGAAGATCCGCTTAGTGGTGGACCTTGCAGACCCCACAGTAGAGCTGAAATGGTACAAGAACGGCCAGGAAATCCGTCCAACTCCAAA TCAAAGGAA GTTTATCTTTGAGCAAAAGGGCACACAGCGGATCATGGTCATCAACAACTGCTGCCTGAATGATGACGCTGCCTATTCTGTAGCCGCGGGAGAAGAGAAGTGTACCACAGAGCTGTTTGTCAAAG AGTTACCAGTGAAGATTACTAAAGAGATTGAGGCAGTGAAAACGACAGTGAACGAGAGGATTGAGTTGGAGTGTGAAGTGTCTGAAGAAGGAGCTCAAATAAAATG GTGTAAGAACGGCGTGGAGGTCCCGACCGGGCCCCGGTCACGCTACCGTGTCAAGTCTGAGGGGCTGAAACACTGGCTGATCATTGACGATGCCTCAAAGGAGGACACAGGAACCTTCTCTGTCATGGCCTCTGGGGGCACCTCTGAGGCCAAAGTCCAGGTCGACT TGAAGCCACTGAAGATTATTCAGGATCTGCAGGACATGACAGTGCTTTTGGGCCAGCCCCTGAAGATGCACTGTGAGATCTTCCCTGGAAATGTTCCAGGTCGCTGGTACAGGAACGGACAGCTGATCCAGTCCAACGACCGCATCAACATCCTGCAAAGAGCCAA GAACCACCGATTAGAAATTGCGAACAGCACCATTCACGATGCCGGGGATTATACCTTTGTGCCAGAGGGATACAGTCAGAGCCTCTGTGCCAAAGTTCATATCATTG ATCCTCCCAGGGTGCACCTGGAGAGCTTGAACTTCCCTGACAACACGGTGACCATTGTGGCAGGAAATAAACTTCGCGTGGAAATCCCCATCAGTGGAGAACCAGCACCCAGGGTGgtatggatgaagggagagagg GTAATCCTTGACTCGGGCCACCGTGTGCGAGCTGAAACCTTCACGGACCACACCAGCCTCACCATCGACATCGCAGAGAAGGAAGACACAGGAAACTACAAGCTAGTCCTGCAGAACGAGGCTGGGGAAGCAACGGCTAGCGTCAAAGTCAAGGTGGTGGATATCCCAGACCCTCCTGAAGTTCCCCTAGTCCCGGAAGTGGGGGGAGACTGGTGCTCTATGACATGGGACCCCCCGATCTATGACGGCGGCTCACCCATCTTAG GCTACTTCATCGAAAGGAAGAAGAAGCAGAGTTCCAGGTGGATGAGGCTGAACTTTGACCTGAACAAAGAGACCACATTTGAGCCTAAAAAGATGATTGAGGGTGTCCCGTACGAGGTGCGCGTCTTTGCTGTGAATGCCATCGGCGTGTCCAAACCCAGCGAGCCATCCAAAGCCTTTGTGCCCCTGG CTGTGACCAGCGAGCCCACCATGCTGGTGGTGGATGATATCACAGACACCACGGTGACCATGAAGTGGCGTCCCCCAGACACCATCGGAGCTGCAGGCTTAGACGGCTACCTGGTGGAGTATTGCATCGAAGGAA CTGATGACTGGAGAGTAACCAATAAGGAGCTGACAGAGAAGACTAagtacactatcactggtctccCTCCAGAGGCTAAGATCCTGGTAAGGGTAAGGGCAATTAATGCCGCCGGCGCCAGCACTCCCAGAACACTTCAGCACTCTATCCTGGTCAAAGAGGTCATCG AACCACCTAAGATCCGCATCCCCCGTCACTTGAAGCAGACGTACGTTCGTAAAGTCGGAGAAGCAGTCAATCTCGTTATTCCATTCATG GGCAAGCCCAGGCCAAAGGTGAGCTGGCTGAAGGAGGGCCAGACGGTGGACCCCACGCAGGTCACTATCCGCAACACAGACTGTGACAGCATCATCTTCATCCGCAAGGCAGAGAGGAAGCACTCTGGGAAGTACGATATGAAGGTGGAGGTGGAGAAACACGTGGACACAGCCATCGTAGACATCCAGATAGTAG ACCTCCCAGGGCCTCCACAGTGTGTGAAGATAGATGAGGTCTGGGGGGGAAACGTGGCTCTGGACTGGACCCCTCCAAAGGACAATGGCAACGCCGCCATTACAGGCTACACCATCCAGAAAGCAGACAAGAAGACCATG GAGTGGTACACCTGTATTGAGCACTACCACCGCACCTGCATCaccatcacggagctggtggtgGGGAACGAGTACTACTTCAGAATCTACTCTGAGAACATGGTGGGTTTGAGCGAGGGTGCCACCCAGACCAAGGACAGTGCCCTCATCGTTAAAGAAG GGAAATTCCCCCATGATACAGCTCAGCACCTGTATCATGCACAACCCCattcttcctcccttcctccccctgcaGGCATGCAACTGAAGAACCCTGAGTACATCGACCACGACTTCAAAGAGCCTCCCAAGTTCACCCAGCCCCTCATCAACACCTTCGCCATCGCTGGCTACAACGCCACCCTTAACTGCAGCGTCCGCGCCAACCCACGG CCCAAAGTTATTTGGATGAAGAATAAGATGGCCATCATTGACGACCCACGCTACCGCATGTTTAGCAACCAAGGGGTCTGCACCCTGGAGATCCGGAAACCCAGCCCCTACGACGGGGGCATGTACTCCTGCAAGGCCATTAATGACCTGGGTGATGCACTGGTGGAGTGCAAGCTGGAGGTTAAAG TCCCCACTCAGGAATAG
- the LOC121548896 gene encoding myosin-binding protein C, slow-type-like isoform X9 produces the protein MPNDSVHVSAMGRKDSVWSLGEGQAPEDLDKPIDTPPLSSLLIESPQGGSITVGGDISFVAKVEAKDLLRKPTIKWFKGKWMDLASKTGKHLQLKETFDRRTKIHTFEMHIIKAKDNYAGNYRCEVTYKDKFDSCSFDLEVKELEQSQSVDIRSAFKRREPKQEETPEVDVWEILKSARPDQYEKIAFEYGITDLRGLLKRLKKTKKEEKKSEAFAKKLDPAYQVDKGGKIRLVVDLADPTVELKWYKNGQEIRPTPKFIFEQKGTQRIMVINNCCLNDDAAYSVAAGEEKCTTELFVKELPVKITKEIEAVKTTVNERIELECEVSEEGAQIKWCKNGVEVPTGPRSRYRVKSEGLKHWLIIDDASKEDTGTFSVMASGGTSEAKVQVDLKPLKIIQDLQDMTVLLGQPLKMHCEIFPGNVPGRWYRNGQLIQSNDRINILQRAKNHRLEIANSTIHDAGDYTFVPEGYSQSLCAKVHIIDPPRVHLESLNFPDNTVTIVAGNKLRVEIPISGEPAPRVVWMKGERVILDSGHRVRAETFTDHTSLTIDIAEKEDTGNYKLVLQNEAGEATASVKVKVVDIPDPPEVPLVPEVGGDWCSMTWDPPIYDGGSPILGYFIERKKKQSSRWMRLNFDLNKETTFEPKKMIEGVPYEVRVFAVNAIGVSKPSEPSKAFVPLAVTSEPTMLVVDDITDTTVTMKWRPPDTIGAAGLDGYLVEYCIEGTDDWRVTNKELTEKTKYTITGLPPEAKILVRVRAINAAGASTPRTLQHSILVKEVIEPPKIRIPRHLKQTYVRKVGEAVNLVIPFMGKPRPKVSWLKEGQTVDPTQVTIRNTDCDSIIFIRKAERKHSGKYDMKVEVEKHVDTAIVDIQIVDLPGPPQCVKIDEVWGGNVALDWTPPKDNGNAAITGYTIQKADKKTMEWYTCIEHYHRTCITITELVVGNEYYFRIYSENMVGLSEGATQTKDSALIVKEGMQLKNPEYIDHDFKEPPKFTQPLINTFAIAGYNATLNCSVRANPRPKVIWMKNKMAIIDDPRYRMFSNQGVCTLEIRKPSPYDGGMYSCKAINDLGDALVECKLEVKGGFTFSELMQRGVPLHLIDKYMNETKAVVQPEK, from the exons ATGCCTA ATGATAGCGTCCATGTGTCAGCCATGGGGAGAAAAGACTCAG TGTGGTCTCTGGGAGAGGGACAGGCTCCAGAGGACCTTGACAAGCCCATAGACACCCCACCGCTGTCCAGCCTGCTCATAGAAAGTCCCCAGGGCGGATCCATCACTGTGG GTGGAGACATCTCCTTTGTTGCCAAGGTGGAGGCCAAAGACCTGCTCCGTAAACCCACCATCAAGTGGTTCAAAGGGAAATGGATGGACCTGGCCAGCAAGACCGGAAAGCACTTACAACTTAAAGAAACCTTTGACCGACGCACCAAG ATTCACACATTTGAGATGCATATCATCAAGGCCAAAGACAACTATGCTGGAAACTACAGGTGTGAGGTCACCTACAAGGACAAATTTGACAGCTGCTCCTTTGACCTGGAAGTGAAAG AACTGGAACAGTCACAGAGTGTTGATATTCGATCAGCTTTCAAAAGAAG GGAGCCCAAGCAGGAGGAGACCCCCGAAGTGGACGTGTGGGAGATCCTGAAGTCGGCCAGGCCAGACCAGTACGAGAAGATCGCCTTTGAGTACGGCATAACAGACCTGCGGGGTCTGCTCAAGAGGCTGAAGAAGACCaagaaagaggagaagaagagtgaAG CTTTTGCCAAGAAGTTGGATCCAGCATACCAGGTGGACAAAGGAGGGAAGATCCGCTTAGTGGTGGACCTTGCAGACCCCACAGTAGAGCTGAAATGGTACAAGAACGGCCAGGAAATCCGTCCAACTCCAAA GTTTATCTTTGAGCAAAAGGGCACACAGCGGATCATGGTCATCAACAACTGCTGCCTGAATGATGACGCTGCCTATTCTGTAGCCGCGGGAGAAGAGAAGTGTACCACAGAGCTGTTTGTCAAAG AGTTACCAGTGAAGATTACTAAAGAGATTGAGGCAGTGAAAACGACAGTGAACGAGAGGATTGAGTTGGAGTGTGAAGTGTCTGAAGAAGGAGCTCAAATAAAATG GTGTAAGAACGGCGTGGAGGTCCCGACCGGGCCCCGGTCACGCTACCGTGTCAAGTCTGAGGGGCTGAAACACTGGCTGATCATTGACGATGCCTCAAAGGAGGACACAGGAACCTTCTCTGTCATGGCCTCTGGGGGCACCTCTGAGGCCAAAGTCCAGGTCGACT TGAAGCCACTGAAGATTATTCAGGATCTGCAGGACATGACAGTGCTTTTGGGCCAGCCCCTGAAGATGCACTGTGAGATCTTCCCTGGAAATGTTCCAGGTCGCTGGTACAGGAACGGACAGCTGATCCAGTCCAACGACCGCATCAACATCCTGCAAAGAGCCAA GAACCACCGATTAGAAATTGCGAACAGCACCATTCACGATGCCGGGGATTATACCTTTGTGCCAGAGGGATACAGTCAGAGCCTCTGTGCCAAAGTTCATATCATTG ATCCTCCCAGGGTGCACCTGGAGAGCTTGAACTTCCCTGACAACACGGTGACCATTGTGGCAGGAAATAAACTTCGCGTGGAAATCCCCATCAGTGGAGAACCAGCACCCAGGGTGgtatggatgaagggagagagg GTAATCCTTGACTCGGGCCACCGTGTGCGAGCTGAAACCTTCACGGACCACACCAGCCTCACCATCGACATCGCAGAGAAGGAAGACACAGGAAACTACAAGCTAGTCCTGCAGAACGAGGCTGGGGAAGCAACGGCTAGCGTCAAAGTCAAGGTGGTGGATATCCCAGACCCTCCTGAAGTTCCCCTAGTCCCGGAAGTGGGGGGAGACTGGTGCTCTATGACATGGGACCCCCCGATCTATGACGGCGGCTCACCCATCTTAG GCTACTTCATCGAAAGGAAGAAGAAGCAGAGTTCCAGGTGGATGAGGCTGAACTTTGACCTGAACAAAGAGACCACATTTGAGCCTAAAAAGATGATTGAGGGTGTCCCGTACGAGGTGCGCGTCTTTGCTGTGAATGCCATCGGCGTGTCCAAACCCAGCGAGCCATCCAAAGCCTTTGTGCCCCTGG CTGTGACCAGCGAGCCCACCATGCTGGTGGTGGATGATATCACAGACACCACGGTGACCATGAAGTGGCGTCCCCCAGACACCATCGGAGCTGCAGGCTTAGACGGCTACCTGGTGGAGTATTGCATCGAAGGAA CTGATGACTGGAGAGTAACCAATAAGGAGCTGACAGAGAAGACTAagtacactatcactggtctccCTCCAGAGGCTAAGATCCTGGTAAGGGTAAGGGCAATTAATGCCGCCGGCGCCAGCACTCCCAGAACACTTCAGCACTCTATCCTGGTCAAAGAGGTCATCG AACCACCTAAGATCCGCATCCCCCGTCACTTGAAGCAGACGTACGTTCGTAAAGTCGGAGAAGCAGTCAATCTCGTTATTCCATTCATG GGCAAGCCCAGGCCAAAGGTGAGCTGGCTGAAGGAGGGCCAGACGGTGGACCCCACGCAGGTCACTATCCGCAACACAGACTGTGACAGCATCATCTTCATCCGCAAGGCAGAGAGGAAGCACTCTGGGAAGTACGATATGAAGGTGGAGGTGGAGAAACACGTGGACACAGCCATCGTAGACATCCAGATAGTAG ACCTCCCAGGGCCTCCACAGTGTGTGAAGATAGATGAGGTCTGGGGGGGAAACGTGGCTCTGGACTGGACCCCTCCAAAGGACAATGGCAACGCCGCCATTACAGGCTACACCATCCAGAAAGCAGACAAGAAGACCATG GAGTGGTACACCTGTATTGAGCACTACCACCGCACCTGCATCaccatcacggagctggtggtgGGGAACGAGTACTACTTCAGAATCTACTCTGAGAACATGGTGGGTTTGAGCGAGGGTGCCACCCAGACCAAGGACAGTGCCCTCATCGTTAAAGAAG GCATGCAACTGAAGAACCCTGAGTACATCGACCACGACTTCAAAGAGCCTCCCAAGTTCACCCAGCCCCTCATCAACACCTTCGCCATCGCTGGCTACAACGCCACCCTTAACTGCAGCGTCCGCGCCAACCCACGG CCCAAAGTTATTTGGATGAAGAATAAGATGGCCATCATTGACGACCCACGCTACCGCATGTTTAGCAACCAAGGGGTCTGCACCCTGGAGATCCGGAAACCCAGCCCCTACGACGGGGGCATGTACTCCTGCAAGGCCATTAATGACCTGGGTGATGCACTGGTGGAGTGCAAGCTGGAGGTTAAAG GGGGCTTTACCTTCTCTGAGCTCATGCAGCGTGGAGTGCCTTTACACCTGATCGATAAGTACATGAACGAGACCAAGGCCGTGGTGCAGCCAGAGAAGTAG
- the LOC121548896 gene encoding myosin-binding protein C, slow-type-like isoform X8, with product MPNDSVHVSAMGRKDSVWSLGEGQAPEDLDKPIDTPPLSSLLIESPQGGSITVGGDISFVAKVEAKDLLRKPTIKWFKGKWMDLASKTGKHLQLKETFDRRTKIHTFEMHIIKAKDNYAGNYRCEVTYKDKFDSCSFDLEVKELEQSQSVDIRSAFKRSSEGHEDAGDLDFSGLLKHREPKQEETPEVDVWEILKSARPDQYEKIAFEYGITDLRGLLKRLKKTKKEEKKSEAFAKKLDPAYQVDKGGKIRLVVDLADPTVELKWYKNGQEIRPTPKFIFEQKGTQRIMVINNCCLNDDAAYSVAAGEEKCTTELFVKELPVKITKEIEAVKTTVNERIELECEVSEEGAQIKWCKNGVEVPTGPRSRYRVKSEGLKHWLIIDDASKEDTGTFSVMASGGTSEAKVQVDLKPLKIIQDLQDMTVLLGQPLKMHCEIFPGNVPGRWYRNGQLIQSNDRINILQRAKNHRLEIANSTIHDAGDYTFVPEGYSQSLCAKVHIIDPPRVHLESLNFPDNTVTIVAGNKLRVEIPISGEPAPRVVWMKGERVILDSGHRVRAETFTDHTSLTIDIAEKEDTGNYKLVLQNEAGEATASVKVKVVDIPDPPEVPLVPEVGGDWCSMTWDPPIYDGGSPILGYFIERKKKQSSRWMRLNFDLNKETTFEPKKMIEGVPYEVRVFAVNAIGVSKPSEPSKAFVPLAVTSEPTMLVVDDITDTTVTMKWRPPDTIGAAGLDGYLVEYCIEGTDDWRVTNKELTEKTKYTITGLPPEAKILVRVRAINAAGASTPRTLQHSILVKEVIEPPKIRIPRHLKQTYVRKVGEAVNLVIPFMGKPRPKVSWLKEGQTVDPTQVTIRNTDCDSIIFIRKAERKHSGKYDMKVEVEKHVDTAIVDIQIVDLPGPPQCVKIDEVWGGNVALDWTPPKDNGNAAITGYTIQKADKKTMEWYTCIEHYHRTCITITELVVGNEYYFRIYSENMVGLSEGATQTKDSALIVKEGMQLKNPEYIDHDFKEPPKFTQPLINTFAIAGYNATLNCSVRANPRPKVIWMKNKMAIIDDPRYRMFSNQGVCTLEIRKPSPYDGGMYSCKAINDLGDALVECKLEVKGGFTFSELMQRGVPLHLIDKYMNETKAVVQPEK from the exons ATGCCTA ATGATAGCGTCCATGTGTCAGCCATGGGGAGAAAAGACTCAG TGTGGTCTCTGGGAGAGGGACAGGCTCCAGAGGACCTTGACAAGCCCATAGACACCCCACCGCTGTCCAGCCTGCTCATAGAAAGTCCCCAGGGCGGATCCATCACTGTGG GTGGAGACATCTCCTTTGTTGCCAAGGTGGAGGCCAAAGACCTGCTCCGTAAACCCACCATCAAGTGGTTCAAAGGGAAATGGATGGACCTGGCCAGCAAGACCGGAAAGCACTTACAACTTAAAGAAACCTTTGACCGACGCACCAAG ATTCACACATTTGAGATGCATATCATCAAGGCCAAAGACAACTATGCTGGAAACTACAGGTGTGAGGTCACCTACAAGGACAAATTTGACAGCTGCTCCTTTGACCTGGAAGTGAAAG AACTGGAACAGTCACAGAGTGTTGATATTCGATCAGCTTTCAAAAGAAG CAGTGAAGGACACGAGGATGCAGGGGATCTTGACTTTAGTGGTCTTCTTAAACATAG GGAGCCCAAGCAGGAGGAGACCCCCGAAGTGGACGTGTGGGAGATCCTGAAGTCGGCCAGGCCAGACCAGTACGAGAAGATCGCCTTTGAGTACGGCATAACAGACCTGCGGGGTCTGCTCAAGAGGCTGAAGAAGACCaagaaagaggagaagaagagtgaAG CTTTTGCCAAGAAGTTGGATCCAGCATACCAGGTGGACAAAGGAGGGAAGATCCGCTTAGTGGTGGACCTTGCAGACCCCACAGTAGAGCTGAAATGGTACAAGAACGGCCAGGAAATCCGTCCAACTCCAAA GTTTATCTTTGAGCAAAAGGGCACACAGCGGATCATGGTCATCAACAACTGCTGCCTGAATGATGACGCTGCCTATTCTGTAGCCGCGGGAGAAGAGAAGTGTACCACAGAGCTGTTTGTCAAAG AGTTACCAGTGAAGATTACTAAAGAGATTGAGGCAGTGAAAACGACAGTGAACGAGAGGATTGAGTTGGAGTGTGAAGTGTCTGAAGAAGGAGCTCAAATAAAATG GTGTAAGAACGGCGTGGAGGTCCCGACCGGGCCCCGGTCACGCTACCGTGTCAAGTCTGAGGGGCTGAAACACTGGCTGATCATTGACGATGCCTCAAAGGAGGACACAGGAACCTTCTCTGTCATGGCCTCTGGGGGCACCTCTGAGGCCAAAGTCCAGGTCGACT TGAAGCCACTGAAGATTATTCAGGATCTGCAGGACATGACAGTGCTTTTGGGCCAGCCCCTGAAGATGCACTGTGAGATCTTCCCTGGAAATGTTCCAGGTCGCTGGTACAGGAACGGACAGCTGATCCAGTCCAACGACCGCATCAACATCCTGCAAAGAGCCAA GAACCACCGATTAGAAATTGCGAACAGCACCATTCACGATGCCGGGGATTATACCTTTGTGCCAGAGGGATACAGTCAGAGCCTCTGTGCCAAAGTTCATATCATTG ATCCTCCCAGGGTGCACCTGGAGAGCTTGAACTTCCCTGACAACACGGTGACCATTGTGGCAGGAAATAAACTTCGCGTGGAAATCCCCATCAGTGGAGAACCAGCACCCAGGGTGgtatggatgaagggagagagg GTAATCCTTGACTCGGGCCACCGTGTGCGAGCTGAAACCTTCACGGACCACACCAGCCTCACCATCGACATCGCAGAGAAGGAAGACACAGGAAACTACAAGCTAGTCCTGCAGAACGAGGCTGGGGAAGCAACGGCTAGCGTCAAAGTCAAGGTGGTGGATATCCCAGACCCTCCTGAAGTTCCCCTAGTCCCGGAAGTGGGGGGAGACTGGTGCTCTATGACATGGGACCCCCCGATCTATGACGGCGGCTCACCCATCTTAG GCTACTTCATCGAAAGGAAGAAGAAGCAGAGTTCCAGGTGGATGAGGCTGAACTTTGACCTGAACAAAGAGACCACATTTGAGCCTAAAAAGATGATTGAGGGTGTCCCGTACGAGGTGCGCGTCTTTGCTGTGAATGCCATCGGCGTGTCCAAACCCAGCGAGCCATCCAAAGCCTTTGTGCCCCTGG CTGTGACCAGCGAGCCCACCATGCTGGTGGTGGATGATATCACAGACACCACGGTGACCATGAAGTGGCGTCCCCCAGACACCATCGGAGCTGCAGGCTTAGACGGCTACCTGGTGGAGTATTGCATCGAAGGAA CTGATGACTGGAGAGTAACCAATAAGGAGCTGACAGAGAAGACTAagtacactatcactggtctccCTCCAGAGGCTAAGATCCTGGTAAGGGTAAGGGCAATTAATGCCGCCGGCGCCAGCACTCCCAGAACACTTCAGCACTCTATCCTGGTCAAAGAGGTCATCG AACCACCTAAGATCCGCATCCCCCGTCACTTGAAGCAGACGTACGTTCGTAAAGTCGGAGAAGCAGTCAATCTCGTTATTCCATTCATG GGCAAGCCCAGGCCAAAGGTGAGCTGGCTGAAGGAGGGCCAGACGGTGGACCCCACGCAGGTCACTATCCGCAACACAGACTGTGACAGCATCATCTTCATCCGCAAGGCAGAGAGGAAGCACTCTGGGAAGTACGATATGAAGGTGGAGGTGGAGAAACACGTGGACACAGCCATCGTAGACATCCAGATAGTAG ACCTCCCAGGGCCTCCACAGTGTGTGAAGATAGATGAGGTCTGGGGGGGAAACGTGGCTCTGGACTGGACCCCTCCAAAGGACAATGGCAACGCCGCCATTACAGGCTACACCATCCAGAAAGCAGACAAGAAGACCATG GAGTGGTACACCTGTATTGAGCACTACCACCGCACCTGCATCaccatcacggagctggtggtgGGGAACGAGTACTACTTCAGAATCTACTCTGAGAACATGGTGGGTTTGAGCGAGGGTGCCACCCAGACCAAGGACAGTGCCCTCATCGTTAAAGAAG GCATGCAACTGAAGAACCCTGAGTACATCGACCACGACTTCAAAGAGCCTCCCAAGTTCACCCAGCCCCTCATCAACACCTTCGCCATCGCTGGCTACAACGCCACCCTTAACTGCAGCGTCCGCGCCAACCCACGG CCCAAAGTTATTTGGATGAAGAATAAGATGGCCATCATTGACGACCCACGCTACCGCATGTTTAGCAACCAAGGGGTCTGCACCCTGGAGATCCGGAAACCCAGCCCCTACGACGGGGGCATGTACTCCTGCAAGGCCATTAATGACCTGGGTGATGCACTGGTGGAGTGCAAGCTGGAGGTTAAAG GGGGCTTTACCTTCTCTGAGCTCATGCAGCGTGGAGTGCCTTTACACCTGATCGATAAGTACATGAACGAGACCAAGGCCGTGGTGCAGCCAGAGAAGTAG